One window of the Triticum dicoccoides isolate Atlit2015 ecotype Zavitan chromosome 3B, WEW_v2.0, whole genome shotgun sequence genome contains the following:
- the LOC119280210 gene encoding E3 ubiquitin-protein ligase RNF170-like, with amino-acid sequence MAPASASAAPPVGARCAVCRGVDISVPHQANCSHWFCGHCIVGVWLQGSVLRPSNCPVCRRPITLLVPSEAASLLRDEPEIAPVMNRIEQYNGRFAGVPHSMIQWLLDQPFYMRRMLAEFRDTRQEPPSSFKIQVALAATLALVYLASPIDLFPEAFLGCRGLLDDILVLIVAYAFISAAYRDILVARHAT; translated from the exons ATGGCCCCGGCCTCCGCCTCCGCGGCCCCTCCCGTCGGCGCGCGCTGCGCCGTCTGCCGCGGCGTCGACATCTCCGTCCCCCACCAGGCCAACTGCTCCCACTGGTTCTGCG GACATTGCATCGTGGGGGTGTGGCTACAAGGATCTGTCCTTCGGCCATCCAATTGCCCTGTTTGTCGTCGCCCCATAACGCTGCTGGTACCTTCTGAAGCTGCTTCCCTGCTGCGTGATGAGCCAGAAATCGCTCCTGTCATGAACCGAATTGAGCAGTACAATGGCCGTTTTGCTGGAGTACCTCACAGTATGATTCAG TGGTTGCTGGACCAGCCCTTTTACATGAGGAGGATGCTGGCAGAATTCAGAGACACACGCCAAGAACCTCCCTCCTCCTTCAAAATCCAAGTCGCATTGGCA GCCACCCTCGCTCTGGTGTACCTCGCGAGCCCTATTGACCTTTTCCCTGAAG CTTTCCTGGGGTGCCGTGGTCTGCTGGACGACATCCTGGTGCTCATCGTCGCGTACGCCTTCATCTCCGCCGCCTACCGGGACATCCTCGTTGCCCGACACGCCACATGA